The following proteins are co-located in the uncultured Draconibacterium sp. genome:
- a CDS encoding toll/interleukin-1 receptor domain-containing protein, with the protein MARCTAPRNGHRTASGRANCPVCGGSSYRSYGSYQSYSPSYSSYSNNRISSSSGTGRTKTKASWSSAGSAVLYTPAEIRTLTPVRENVEKRSNLPDLRDVFLCHAWDDRKDSAKDLHDLLESNGVSVWFSEKDVLLGSSLLREIDKGLAKSRVGIVLVTPSFLERVKGEGIADKELSALLARDLLVPIVHNTTFEDLREVSPLLGSRSGLSTLEDSMENIASKLAELVTI; encoded by the coding sequence ATGGCAAGATGTACAGCACCAAGAAATGGTCATCGAACGGCAAGTGGAAGGGCAAACTGCCCAGTATGTGGAGGTAGTAGCTATCGTAGTTACGGTTCCTATCAATCTTATTCTCCATCTTACTCTTCATATTCAAACAATCGAATAAGTAGTAGCAGTGGTACAGGACGAACTAAAACTAAAGCAAGTTGGTCTTCTGCTGGTTCTGCTGTTTTATACACACCGGCAGAAATTCGAACTCTAACACCTGTTCGAGAAAATGTTGAAAAACGTTCAAATTTACCAGACTTGCGAGACGTTTTTCTTTGTCATGCTTGGGATGACCGCAAAGATTCTGCTAAAGATTTGCACGATTTACTTGAGTCAAATGGTGTATCCGTTTGGTTTAGTGAGAAAGATGTTTTATTAGGCTCATCATTACTTCGGGAAATAGACAAAGGACTGGCAAAATCTAGAGTTGGGATTGTATTAGTTACTCCTTCTTTTCTTGAACGTGTAAAAGGAGAGGGAATTGCAGATAAAGAGCTTTCTGCTTTATTAGCTCGTGATTTACTAGTTCCAATTGTTCACAACACGACTTTCGAAGATTTACGAGAAGTAAGTCCATTACTAGGTTCGCGTAGTGGACTAAGTACACTTGAAGATTCAATGGAAAATATTGCATCAAAGTTAGCCGAATTAGTAACCATCTAG
- the istB gene encoding IS21-like element helper ATPase IstB, with protein MNNIENQLAELRLHGIKSSWKALTETKRMSELTLPEGLEILLQAEIQDRENRRFDRLRKAAMFRYQASVEELNYDASRGLDKGLVSTLATGSYIAKGESVLITGATGCGKSFVSSALGHHACAQGYKVMYFNVQKLLQRTKMARLEGTIHQLLQKISKTNLLILDDFGLTHLEKQHQLDLMEIIEDRHARSATIIVSQLPVASWFDVIGEATIADAILDRLVHTSYRIELKGESLRRKM; from the coding sequence ATGAACAACATTGAGAACCAATTAGCAGAGCTGCGCTTACATGGAATTAAAAGCAGCTGGAAAGCGTTGACCGAAACAAAACGCATGAGTGAACTAACATTACCCGAAGGCCTTGAAATACTGCTGCAGGCAGAGATACAGGACCGGGAAAACCGTCGCTTCGACAGGCTCCGGAAAGCGGCAATGTTCCGCTACCAGGCTTCTGTCGAAGAATTGAATTATGACGCCTCAAGGGGGCTTGATAAAGGCCTGGTATCGACCCTTGCAACAGGAAGTTATATTGCAAAAGGCGAATCAGTTCTAATAACCGGTGCCACCGGGTGCGGTAAAAGTTTTGTCAGTTCGGCACTGGGGCACCACGCCTGTGCACAAGGATATAAAGTAATGTATTTTAATGTCCAGAAACTTTTACAACGCACTAAAATGGCACGCCTGGAAGGAACAATACACCAGCTTTTGCAGAAAATATCAAAAACTAATTTGCTGATACTTGATGATTTTGGGCTAACGCACCTGGAAAAACAACATCAACTTGATTTAATGGAAATTATTGAAGACAGGCATGCCAGGTCAGCAACAATAATTGTAAGCCAACTGCCTGTAGCAAGCTGGTTTGACGTGATTGGCGAAGCAACAATTGCCGATGCAATTTTAGACCGTTTGGTACATACGTCATACCGGATTGAATTGAAAGGAGAAAGTTTAAGAAGAAAAATGTAA
- the istA gene encoding IS21 family transposase gives MSQVKQILQLYKQGYKIKPIAKNLSISKNTVKSYLEKYRSSKLSLDTLLKMEDHDLEKVFHPGNPAYKDDRFDILTDNLDYYTKELKREGVTRKLLWEEYRMSYPAGYSLSQFSFHLSQHLLTKRPSLVLKHEPGEKLFVDFAGKKLSYIDRETGEIIECQVFVACLPYSDYGFCVAVPSQSTDDFIHALTLCLESLGGAPKALVPDNLKAAVTKANRYEPTINRALEDFANHYNMAVVPARARKPQDKALVENQVKLIYNRVYARIRNQQFFSLGDLNAAITEHTAKHNQTRMQKRDYCRQEHFLSNEKHLLQPLPETAFEIKYYKEYKLAQNNHIYLGQDKHYYSAPYQHIGKKLKVVYTRSVVRIFSGNDMVAVHKRSFVKGGYTTDKNHLCSTHQHYLNRSPEYYRNKASKLSGALARLVELMFTQNRYPEHLYRGCDGLFSLWRNTPAETFDKACQIAIEHQNYSYRFVQNIIKNKMTETEEEKPGKALPEHNNIRGKEYYNNQLPFKILVNEQH, from the coding sequence ATGAGTCAGGTAAAACAAATATTACAACTGTACAAGCAAGGCTATAAAATAAAGCCTATTGCGAAGAATTTAAGCATCAGCAAAAACACCGTAAAAAGTTATCTTGAAAAATACCGAAGTTCAAAACTAAGCCTTGATACCTTGCTGAAAATGGAAGACCATGATTTGGAAAAAGTCTTTCATCCTGGCAACCCGGCTTATAAGGACGACCGGTTTGACATCCTCACAGATAACCTTGACTACTACACCAAAGAGCTGAAACGAGAAGGTGTTACCCGTAAGTTATTGTGGGAAGAATACCGGATGTCCTATCCAGCCGGTTATAGTTTAAGCCAGTTTAGTTTCCATTTATCACAGCACCTGCTGACCAAAAGGCCATCGTTGGTGTTAAAACACGAGCCGGGGGAAAAACTGTTTGTTGACTTTGCGGGCAAAAAGCTATCGTACATCGACCGCGAAACCGGGGAAATAATCGAATGCCAGGTTTTTGTAGCCTGCTTGCCGTACTCCGACTATGGCTTTTGCGTGGCTGTCCCAAGCCAGTCGACCGATGATTTTATACATGCCCTTACGCTATGTTTAGAAAGCCTGGGCGGGGCACCCAAAGCTTTGGTGCCGGACAACCTAAAAGCCGCTGTAACAAAAGCCAACCGGTACGAGCCCACAATAAACCGGGCACTGGAAGATTTTGCCAACCACTATAATATGGCAGTAGTCCCTGCCCGTGCGCGAAAACCGCAGGACAAGGCTTTGGTCGAGAACCAGGTGAAACTAATTTACAACCGGGTTTACGCACGAATACGCAACCAGCAATTTTTTTCGCTCGGAGACCTGAATGCTGCCATAACAGAACATACGGCAAAGCATAACCAAACCCGCATGCAGAAACGGGATTACTGCCGACAGGAACACTTCCTGTCAAATGAAAAACACCTGCTGCAACCCCTGCCCGAAACGGCCTTTGAAATAAAGTACTACAAAGAATACAAACTGGCACAGAATAACCATATTTACCTGGGACAGGACAAGCATTATTACAGTGCCCCATACCAGCATATCGGCAAAAAACTTAAAGTCGTTTACACAAGGTCTGTTGTCCGCATTTTTTCCGGTAACGACATGGTTGCCGTCCATAAACGGAGCTTTGTAAAAGGTGGTTATACTACCGACAAAAACCACCTGTGCTCCACCCATCAGCATTACCTGAACCGGAGCCCTGAATACTACCGGAACAAGGCATCTAAACTCTCCGGGGCCCTGGCCCGCCTGGTTGAGTTGATGTTTACACAAAACCGATACCCGGAACACCTGTACCGTGGGTGCGACGGCTTGTTTAGCCTCTGGCGCAACACTCCCGCGGAAACCTTTGACAAAGCCTGCCAGATAGCCATCGAACACCAAAACTACAGCTATAGGTTTGTACAAAACATCATAAAAAATAAAATGACAGAAACCGAAGAAGAAAAACCCGGCAAAGCCCTGCCGGAACACAACAACATAAGGGGCAAAGAATATTACAACAATCAATTACCATTTAAAATTTTAGTAAATGAACAACATTGA